The DNA window GCGGGTGTGCCGGTAACGGTCGTGCAGGACCTTCTCGGTCATTCAGCGCTGACAACCACGGCTATTTACCTGAAGATGTCGGGGCAGGAAGCGAAAGGAATATTGAAGGACAAGGGATTGATTTAGATTTGACAATAGATTGTTAGTGATATAGGATCATGTACATAGAATGATGATCGTGGTCATATGCCTAAAAATAAGGAAGGGGCATTCAGCAATGATTAAAGTATCTGCAACCAAATTAAGAAATAATCTGTTCGATTATTTAAACATGGCATCAAAGGGAGAAACCGTAATAATCCAGAGAAATAAAGAAGAAGTTGCCCGTTTGGTACCCACACACCAAACAGACTGGCGAGACAAAATGACTATTAAACCTCAGATTATGGTTGCACCCGAAGAGCTTATCAAACCTGTTGAGAATATCTGGGAGGAATATGTGTGAAAAAGGAGACCTATCTATTTGATACCCATGCTCTAATTTTCTTGAATAATAAAATATCAGTCTCGGAAAGGTTTATAACCTTTTTTGATAACCAGGCCAAAAAGGGCCGTCTTTATATTTCTTCTATATCGTTCTGGGAGATTGCTTTGTTGGTGAAAAAGGACAGGATATCAATATCAAACGTAACTGCATGGAAAAACGAAATAATAAACAATACAAATATACAAATGATTGAACCTTCTGCTTCCGAAATGATTGATTCCACCCAGCTTCCTGATTATCACAAAGATCCATTTGATAGGCTATTAATTGCCCAAGCTAATCAAAATAATTGCTCTCTTGTAGCAAAAGATAACAACATTTATGAGTACAATGTAAAAACTTTCTGGATATAGCTGGAAGTATAAGGTTATATTGGAAGATAAGGTACCGAGTTGATACGCACACTGCTGATCTCAAGCATTTATCTCGTAGTATGGGCACTATTCTACTGCTTCAGTCAGTTGGGATGGCTGATACAAGTCTTTCCTCAATGTTGTGGGGATTGGGTGAAGGATAATCAACTTCTGATGTTATTGTCCATTGCTCTGCTGGCGGTGATAAACATCCCCATATTCAGTCCTTTCCCTCATGTAAAAATCCGTCTTAATGTTGTGGGCTGTGTCTTGCCCCTGCTTTTGTCTTGTGGTTTGTTTTGGTATTGTCCTTCCTTGCGGCATTTATTGTTATTACCTGTACTGGCGGCAGTGGTAGTAGGGCTTTTATGCGCCAGTCTGACAAGTAAAGGTGTGTTTATGAATATAGTGCCCTTAGTCGTCATAACGTGTGCATCCAGTATTGTTTGTATCTTATGGACCGAATATAGCGGCTATCTCTCGTTGGCGCCTCAGATTGCTTTTATCTCTGCATTCGTTGGCAGTTTGATAGGTGGGGATATAGCTCGTGTTCCGTTAGCATGGATGCAGAAAAGAGAGAATGTTGCTATCACGTATAATATTG is part of the Syntrophales bacterium genome and encodes:
- a CDS encoding DUF1614 domain-containing protein, giving the protein MKDNQLLMLLSIALLAVINIPIFSPFPHVKIRLNVVGCVLPLLLSCGLFWYCPSLRHLLLLPVLAAVVVGLLCASLTSKGVFMNIVPLVVITCASSIVCILWTEYSGYLSLAPQIAFISAFVGSLIGGDIARVPLAWMQKRENVAITYNIGGAGAADALFIAGLTAGILTNIGVSLWRII
- a CDS encoding type II toxin-antitoxin system prevent-host-death family antitoxin, translating into MIKVSATKLRNNLFDYLNMASKGETVIIQRNKEEVARLVPTHQTDWRDKMTIKPQIMVAPEELIKPVENIWEEYV
- a CDS encoding type II toxin-antitoxin system VapC family toxin, producing the protein MKKETYLFDTHALIFLNNKISVSERFITFFDNQAKKGRLYISSISFWEIALLVKKDRISISNVTAWKNEIINNTNIQMIEPSASEMIDSTQLPDYHKDPFDRLLIAQANQNNCSLVAKDNNIYEYNVKTFWI